A section of the Flavobacteriales bacterium genome encodes:
- a CDS encoding cation-translocating P-type ATPase, with protein sequence MKWHLLDLGELRQALGVGEQGLSEANAADRLLEQGPNELEGKRRRTLLGLFLAQFKDLMILVLLAAAIVAGSIGDLTDTLIILAIVGVNAVIGVVQEFRAEKALEALRRMAAPQATVRRGGALRTLPARELVPGDVVLLEAGQVVPADLRFTACHGLRIHEAALTGESLDTMKQPGELEGEDLPLGDRSNMGFKGTVVAKGRGEGIVVATGMRTEMGRIAQLLDQGISATPLQKRMAAFGKVVAAAVLAICAVLFTVGWLRGGDPLTLLLTSISLAVAAIPEALPALMSVSLALSAARMVKQEALVRRLAAVETLGSVTVICTDKTGTLTRNRMRVEELVVLDEAQRARLLQAMTLSNDVLPGPDGPVGEGTELALFEHAEANGVLKAEVELQLPRVAEVPFDAVRKCMSTIHRLSDGRHQLFIKGALESLWERVPSADPRWRTEADRLAAEGLRVMALGWRELPPGPLPEDPHPLEREITLLGLAGIQDPPRDEVPQAIADCHGAGIRTVMITGDHPVTARTVARRIGLLGPAEAEDPRSVITGAALAKLDARALRERVDHLRVIARVSPEQKLDIVAALQEHGHFVAMTGDGVNDAPALKRADIGVAMGITGTDVSREAADMVLLDDNFATLAQAVREGRRVFDNIRKFIKYTLTSNAGEIWAIALAPLIGLPIPLLPVHILWINLVTDGLPGLFLSKEPAESDVMRRPPRHPKESIFAHGMAFHIFWVGLLMGGITLAAQAWAIGTGHAHGQTIAFNVLCLSQMGHVWAIRTERSFFRTRFLSNPALLGAVALTFGLQAMVTFVPVFQEIFHTQALTLEEFLVVTALSSVVFFGVEVEKLVSKRHA encoded by the coding sequence ATGAAATGGCACTTGCTGGATCTCGGCGAACTGCGCCAGGCCTTGGGCGTGGGCGAGCAGGGCTTGAGCGAGGCCAATGCGGCGGACCGCCTGCTCGAGCAAGGCCCGAACGAACTGGAGGGCAAGCGCCGGCGCACGCTGCTCGGCCTCTTTCTTGCCCAGTTCAAGGACCTGATGATCCTGGTGCTGCTCGCCGCAGCGATCGTTGCAGGTTCCATCGGCGATCTCACGGACACCCTCATCATCCTGGCCATCGTGGGCGTGAACGCGGTGATCGGTGTGGTGCAGGAGTTCCGCGCGGAGAAGGCGCTGGAGGCCCTGCGGCGTATGGCGGCCCCGCAGGCCACCGTGCGGCGCGGCGGCGCGCTTCGTACCCTGCCTGCTCGTGAGCTCGTGCCCGGCGATGTGGTGCTGCTCGAAGCGGGACAAGTGGTGCCCGCCGACCTGCGTTTCACCGCCTGCCACGGCCTGCGCATACATGAGGCCGCGCTCACCGGCGAATCGCTCGACACCATGAAGCAGCCCGGTGAGCTGGAAGGGGAGGACCTCCCGCTCGGCGACCGCAGCAACATGGGCTTCAAGGGCACCGTGGTGGCCAAGGGTCGCGGCGAGGGCATCGTGGTGGCCACCGGCATGCGTACCGAGATGGGACGCATCGCCCAGTTGCTGGACCAGGGCATCAGCGCCACGCCCCTGCAGAAGCGCATGGCCGCCTTCGGCAAGGTGGTGGCCGCGGCCGTGCTCGCCATCTGTGCAGTGCTGTTCACGGTGGGCTGGCTGCGTGGCGGCGATCCGCTCACGTTGCTGCTCACGTCGATCTCGCTGGCCGTGGCCGCCATCCCCGAGGCCCTGCCCGCGCTGATGTCCGTGTCGCTGGCCCTCTCCGCCGCCCGCATGGTGAAGCAGGAGGCCCTCGTGCGCCGGCTGGCCGCAGTGGAGACGCTCGGCTCTGTCACCGTGATCTGTACGGACAAGACCGGCACGCTCACCCGCAACCGCATGCGTGTGGAGGAGCTCGTGGTGCTGGACGAGGCGCAGCGCGCGCGGCTGCTCCAGGCCATGACACTGAGCAACGACGTGCTGCCAGGACCCGATGGTCCGGTGGGTGAGGGCACCGAGCTCGCGCTCTTCGAGCATGCCGAGGCCAATGGTGTGCTGAAGGCTGAAGTCGAACTTCAGCTGCCGCGCGTGGCCGAAGTGCCCTTCGATGCCGTGCGCAAGTGCATGAGCACCATCCACCGCCTCTCCGACGGCCGCCACCAGCTCTTCATCAAGGGCGCGCTCGAATCCCTGTGGGAACGCGTGCCTTCGGCCGATCCCCGCTGGCGCACCGAGGCCGACCGCCTCGCCGCCGAGGGGCTGCGTGTCATGGCCCTGGGCTGGCGCGAACTGCCGCCGGGGCCCTTACCCGAGGACCCGCACCCCCTGGAACGAGAGATCACCTTGCTCGGTCTCGCGGGCATCCAGGACCCGCCGCGCGACGAGGTGCCGCAGGCCATCGCCGATTGCCACGGCGCCGGCATTCGAACGGTGATGATCACCGGCGACCACCCCGTCACCGCGCGCACCGTCGCCCGGCGCATCGGCCTTCTGGGCCCGGCTGAAGCGGAGGACCCGCGCAGTGTGATCACCGGCGCAGCGCTCGCGAAGCTCGATGCCAGGGCCCTGCGTGAGCGGGTGGACCACCTCCGCGTGATCGCCCGTGTTTCGCCCGAGCAGAAGCTCGACATCGTGGCCGCCCTGCAGGAGCACGGGCATTTCGTGGCCATGACCGGCGATGGCGTCAACGACGCGCCGGCCCTCAAGCGCGCCGACATCGGCGTGGCCATGGGCATCACCGGCACCGATGTGTCGCGCGAGGCGGCCGACATGGTGCTGCTCGACGACAACTTCGCCACGCTGGCCCAGGCCGTGCGCGAAGGGCGCCGGGTGTTCGACAACATCCGGAAGTTCATCAAGTACACCCTCACCTCGAACGCCGGCGAGATCTGGGCCATCGCCCTGGCACCGCTCATCGGCCTGCCCATCCCGCTGCTGCCGGTGCACATCCTGTGGATCAACCTGGTCACCGATGGCTTGCCCGGCCTCTTCCTGTCCAAGGAACCGGCCGAGTCCGATGTCATGCGCAGGCCGCCGCGCCATCCCAAGGAGAGCATCTTCGCCCATGGCATGGCCTTTCACATCTTCTGGGTGGGCCTGCTCATGGGTGGCATCACGCTGGCCGCGCAGGCCTGGGCCATCGGTACCGGCCATGCCCATGGGCAGACGATCGCGTTCAACGTGCTTTGCCTCAGCCAGATGGGCCATGTCTGGGCCATCCGCACCGAGCGCTCGTTCTTCCGCACCAGGTTCCTCTCCAATCCCGCGCTGCTTGGCGCTGTGGCACTCACCTTCGGCCTTCAGGCCATGGTCACCTTCGTGCCGGTGTTCCAGGAGATCTTCCACACCCAGGCGCTCACGCTGGAGGAGTTCCTCGTGGTCACGGCGCTATCGTCCGTGGTCTTCTTCGGGGTGGAGGTGGAGAAGCTGGTCTCCAAGCGGCACGCTTAG
- the pdeM gene encoding ligase-associated DNA damage response endonuclease PdeM: MLPFDIEIHRPGVQFTMHPWGGLFWRERNWLLVSDLHLGKAAHFRKAGVPLPEGDDAATLERLAQVLDHFKPDRLIILGDLFHSDLNRSWDGFEAWCRSRNEEVHLVPGNHDRLSERRYRDAGLMVHEEEVLVDGIILRHDPMDRSDERPGHRIGGHLHPGVVLSGAGQQRITLPCFVTSPTSTVLPAFGLRQGLFKIRPTPMQRVFACTPTSVLDVTGVSLPIGSRTR, translated from the coding sequence ATGCTGCCCTTCGACATTGAGATCCATCGCCCAGGCGTTCAATTCACCATGCACCCATGGGGCGGCTTGTTCTGGCGCGAGCGCAACTGGCTGCTGGTCTCCGATCTGCATCTCGGCAAGGCGGCCCATTTCCGCAAGGCCGGTGTGCCGCTTCCGGAAGGCGATGATGCGGCCACCTTGGAGCGGCTCGCGCAGGTGTTGGACCATTTCAAGCCTGACCGGCTGATCATCCTGGGCGATCTGTTCCACAGCGACCTGAACCGGAGCTGGGATGGGTTCGAGGCTTGGTGCCGGTCCCGCAACGAGGAGGTCCACCTCGTGCCGGGCAATCACGACCGGCTCAGCGAACGGCGATATCGGGATGCCGGCCTGATGGTCCATGAGGAGGAGGTCTTGGTGGATGGGATCATCCTGCGCCATGACCCCATGGATCGGAGCGATGAGCGCCCGGGACACCGCATCGGAGGTCACTTGCACCCGGGAGTGGTGCTGAGCGGAGCCGGTCAGCAACGGATCACGCTGCCATGCTTCGTGACAAGCCCGACAAGCACCGTTCTTCCGGCCTTCGGCCTTCGGCAAGGTCTCTTCAAGATCAGGCCCACACCGATGCAGCGCGTTTTCGCGTGCACCCCTACCAGCGTCCTGGACGTCACGGGCGTGTCGCTGCCCATTGGCTCGCGGACCCGCTGA
- a CDS encoding hotdog fold thioesterase: MDTHDLAQRVVATMYDRDPFSRWLGIERLVVAPGRCVLRMTVRDEMLNGFAIAHGGIAYSLADSALAFASNSHGVQSVSIETSITHTRPVRSGDTLTATTTEKNRSTRFATYEVIVTDQMERTVALFKGTVFRTGEEWAV, encoded by the coding sequence ATGGACACGCATGACCTGGCTCAACGCGTGGTCGCGACGATGTACGATCGCGACCCCTTCAGCCGGTGGTTAGGGATCGAACGGCTCGTGGTGGCTCCCGGCCGGTGTGTTCTGCGCATGACCGTCAGGGACGAGATGCTGAACGGTTTCGCCATCGCGCACGGGGGCATCGCGTACAGCCTGGCGGACAGCGCTCTTGCATTCGCATCCAATTCGCATGGCGTCCAATCCGTGAGCATTGAGACCAGCATCACCCATACGCGTCCTGTGCGCTCGGGGGATACCCTTACGGCGACCACAACGGAAAAGAACCGCTCCACGCGGTTCGCCACCTATGAGGTGATCGTGACGGACCAGATGGAGCGCACCGTGGCCCTCTTCAAGGGGACGGTCTTTCGTACCGGTGAGGAGTGGGCGGTCTAG
- a CDS encoding sodium:calcium antiporter — protein MLIAILGFGACAAAIWFSGTHLARLGDRLAEITGLGRAWLGLVLMATVTSLPELFVGIGSAGIHGNADLAVGDVLGSCVFNLLILSVLDAFHRGPGLLRMVEPKHVLSAALCIVLLSLVGFGLFLPDQYVVMGWVGALSLVFVGVYLVAMRMVYWHLGQAAGQDGTEAPGRTGLGRVLGWYAVHAAVVIAAALFLPGFAETITEETGMKASFVGTLLLALSTSLPEVAVSVAALRIGALDMAVSNLLGSNLFNIVILSIDDLVYRGGFLLKEASDAHLLSVLSTIIMSAIVIVGLNFRTAPKRFLLAWDTFLILVVYIVNLILLYRIS, from the coding sequence ATGTTGATCGCCATCCTCGGTTTCGGTGCCTGCGCCGCTGCCATCTGGTTCAGTGGAACACACCTCGCCCGCCTCGGCGACCGCCTTGCCGAGATCACCGGCCTGGGTCGCGCCTGGCTCGGCCTGGTCCTCATGGCCACCGTCACGTCGTTGCCGGAGCTCTTCGTGGGGATCGGATCCGCAGGCATCCATGGCAACGCCGACCTCGCCGTGGGCGATGTGCTCGGCAGTTGCGTGTTCAACCTGCTCATCCTTTCGGTGCTCGATGCCTTCCACCGCGGACCGGGCCTGTTGCGGATGGTCGAGCCCAAGCATGTGCTCAGCGCGGCCTTGTGTATTGTACTCCTCTCTTTGGTCGGCTTCGGCCTCTTCCTGCCCGACCAGTACGTGGTGATGGGCTGGGTGGGCGCGCTCAGTCTGGTCTTTGTCGGCGTCTACCTGGTGGCCATGCGGATGGTGTACTGGCATCTGGGCCAGGCCGCCGGACAGGACGGAACGGAAGCGCCGGGCAGGACGGGGCTCGGTCGCGTATTGGGTTGGTATGCCGTGCATGCCGCCGTGGTCATCGCCGCCGCACTGTTCCTGCCCGGCTTCGCCGAGACCATCACCGAGGAGACAGGTATGAAGGCGTCCTTCGTAGGCACCCTCCTTCTGGCTTTGTCGACCTCATTGCCCGAAGTGGCCGTATCGGTCGCGGCACTGCGCATCGGTGCGTTGGATATGGCCGTATCCAACCTGCTCGGAAGCAACCTCTTCAACATCGTCATCCTCTCGATCGACGACCTCGTGTACCGCGGTGGGTTCCTGCTGAAGGAGGCTTCTGATGCGCACCTCTTGTCGGTCCTCAGCACCATCATCATGAGCGCCATCGTCATCGTTGGGCTCAATTTCCGCACGGCGCCCAAACGCTTCCTGCTCGCTTGGGACACTTTCCTGATCCTCGTGGTTTACATAGTAAACCTGATCCTCCTCTACCGCATCTCGTGA